The Pseudomonas extremaustralis genome contains a region encoding:
- the polA gene encoding DNA polymerase I gives MSQAPLVLVDGSSYLYRAFHALPPLTTSKGLPTGAVKGVLNMLKSLRKQYPDSPFAVVFDAKGGTFRDEMYAEYKAHRPSMPDDMRLQIEPLHQSVIALGFPLLCVEGVEADDVIGTLARSSAAANRPVVISTGDKDMAQLVDGHITLVNTMTGSSMDVEGVKEKFGVAPEQIIDYLALMGDSSDNIPGVPGIGPKTASGLLVGVNGGLKELYEQLDIVPTLPIRGAKTLPAKLEEHREMAFLSYQLATIKVDVPLDVGLDDLHLIEPDREKLLELYALLEFKSWYEEIQRDTKRAELKASTDAAPVVKEVTEPVVVAPAEATYTTILDQATFDTWLKKLNDAKLFAFDTETTGIDAQQAQLVGVSFAVQPHEAAYIPLTHSYMGVPEQLDRDSVLLALKPLLEDPTKLKVGQHAKFDMNILANCAIGGDPAQGITVRGIAFDTMLESYVLNATATRHDMDSLAKKYLDYDTVSFQDIAGKGAKQLTFDQIPLEQAGPYAAEDADVTLRLHQALFAQLAAIPSLASVLTDIEMPLVPVLARIERQGALVDAQLLGVQSIELGNKMVELERQAFEIAGEEFNLGSPKQLGAILYEKLGLPVLKKTAKGQASTAEEVLAKLAEDDYPLPKVLMQYRSMSKLKSTYTDRLPEQINPRTKRIHTSYHQAVAATGRLSSSDPNLQNIPVRTAEGRRIRQAFIAPKGYKLLAADYSQIELRIMAHLSKDEGLMNAFRHNLDVHTATAAEVFKVELDKVTSDQRRSAKAINFGLIYGMGAQKLGKDIGVDTKTAKAYIDVYFARYPGVREYMERTRTQAADQGYVETLFGRRLYLPDIHSNKPQERAAAERTAINAPMQGTAADIIKKAMVRVDNWLTESGLDAKVILQVHDELVLEVREDLVAEVSAKIREHMSAAAQLDVPLLVDVGVGDNWDEAH, from the coding sequence ATGCGCCTGCAAATCGAGCCGCTGCATCAGAGCGTGATCGCTTTGGGCTTCCCGTTGCTGTGTGTCGAAGGCGTGGAGGCCGATGACGTGATCGGCACCCTGGCCCGCAGCAGCGCGGCCGCCAACCGGCCGGTGGTGATTTCTACCGGCGACAAGGACATGGCGCAACTGGTCGACGGGCACATTACCTTGGTCAATACCATGACTGGTAGCTCGATGGATGTTGAGGGCGTAAAGGAGAAATTTGGCGTCGCACCAGAGCAGATCATCGATTACCTGGCGTTGATGGGCGATTCGTCCGACAACATCCCTGGCGTTCCGGGCATTGGTCCCAAGACGGCTTCCGGCTTGCTGGTGGGTGTGAATGGCGGCCTTAAAGAGCTTTATGAACAATTGGATATCGTGCCGACCTTGCCTATCCGGGGCGCCAAGACGTTGCCGGCCAAGCTTGAAGAGCATCGGGAAATGGCATTCCTGTCGTATCAGTTGGCGACTATCAAGGTCGATGTGCCGCTGGACGTGGGTCTGGACGACCTGCATCTGATCGAGCCGGACCGTGAAAAACTCCTGGAGCTGTACGCGCTGCTGGAGTTCAAGAGCTGGTACGAAGAGATTCAACGCGATACCAAGCGCGCGGAGCTCAAGGCGTCGACCGATGCTGCGCCGGTCGTTAAAGAGGTCACTGAGCCAGTGGTCGTCGCGCCCGCAGAGGCGACATACACCACCATTCTCGACCAGGCGACCTTCGACACCTGGCTGAAGAAGCTCAACGACGCCAAATTGTTCGCCTTTGACACCGAAACCACCGGTATCGACGCCCAACAGGCGCAATTGGTGGGCGTTTCGTTCGCGGTGCAGCCCCATGAAGCAGCCTACATCCCGCTGACCCATTCCTACATGGGCGTCCCGGAGCAACTGGATCGCGACAGCGTGTTGCTGGCCTTGAAGCCGCTATTGGAAGACCCGACCAAGCTCAAGGTCGGCCAGCACGCCAAATTCGACATGAACATTCTCGCGAACTGCGCCATCGGCGGCGACCCTGCCCAGGGCATAACCGTACGCGGCATTGCCTTCGACACCATGCTTGAGTCCTATGTGTTGAATGCCACCGCGACCCGGCATGACATGGACAGCCTGGCCAAGAAGTACCTGGACTATGACACCGTCAGCTTCCAGGACATCGCCGGCAAAGGCGCCAAGCAACTGACGTTCGACCAGATCCCGCTGGAACAGGCCGGCCCCTACGCCGCCGAAGACGCCGACGTGACCCTGCGCTTGCATCAGGCGCTGTTCGCCCAATTGGCGGCCATTCCGAGCCTGGCCAGTGTGCTGACGGACATCGAGATGCCGCTGGTGCCGGTGCTGGCGCGCATCGAGCGCCAGGGCGCCCTGGTGGATGCGCAGTTGCTCGGCGTGCAGAGCATTGAGCTGGGCAACAAGATGGTTGAACTCGAGCGCCAGGCCTTCGAGATCGCCGGTGAGGAGTTCAATCTCGGTTCGCCCAAGCAGCTCGGCGCTATCCTCTACGAAAAGCTGGGCCTGCCGGTACTGAAGAAGACCGCCAAGGGGCAGGCTTCGACGGCCGAAGAAGTGCTGGCCAAGCTGGCCGAAGATGACTATCCGCTGCCCAAGGTGCTGATGCAGTACCGCAGCATGAGCAAGCTGAAAAGCACCTACACCGACCGTCTGCCGGAACAGATCAACCCGCGTACCAAGCGTATCCACACGTCTTATCACCAGGCGGTGGCCGCTACGGGGCGCCTGTCTTCCAGCGACCCGAACCTGCAGAACATTCCGGTGCGCACCGCTGAAGGGCGGCGCATCCGCCAGGCATTTATCGCGCCCAAGGGCTACAAACTGCTGGCGGCGGATTATTCGCAGATCGAGCTGCGAATCATGGCGCACCTGTCTAAGGACGAAGGGCTGATGAATGCCTTCCGCCATAACCTGGATGTGCACACGGCCACGGCGGCCGAAGTGTTCAAGGTTGAGCTGGATAAGGTCACCTCTGATCAGCGCCGCAGCGCCAAGGCCATTAACTTCGGCCTGATCTACGGGATGGGCGCGCAGAAGCTGGGCAAGGACATCGGCGTCGATACCAAGACGGCCAAGGCGTATATCGATGTTTACTTCGCCCGTTATCCCGGGGTTCGTGAGTATATGGAGCGCACCCGCACCCAGGCTGCCGATCAAGGCTATGTGGAAACCCTCTTCGGCCGCCGGTTGTACCTGCCGGATATCCACTCCAACAAGCCTCAGGAGCGCGCGGCCGCAGAACGCACCGCGATCAACGCGCCCATGCAGGGCACTGCGGCAGATATCATCAAGAAAGCCATGGTGCGTGTGGACAACTGGCTGACCGAGTCGGGCCTGGACGCCAAGGTTATTCTGCAGGTACACGACGAACTGGTGCTGGAGGTGCGTGAGGATCTGGTCGCAGAAGTCAGCGCGAAGATTCGCGAGCACATGAGTGCGGCAGCGCAACTGGATGTACCGCTGCTGGTTGACGTGGGCGTGGGGGATAACTGGGACGAAGCCCACTGA